In Candidatus Chlorohelix allophototropha, one DNA window encodes the following:
- a CDS encoding HDIG domain-containing metalloprotein: MSYPLSEPQKVALEIATQLFDSDSLWLVGGWVRDTLLSRLADDVDLAVSGSPVEVLALARRFSNTVQTHLPGWQISYFPLDTENGVARIVFKSDNEHFYFDFAALQQNNLTADLLRRDFTLNALAIVLPDFLEHGLEATVIDLCGGLEDIKAHLIRPISEANIISDPLRMLRGVRLKAQLSNLESEWQLTADALEIFRRNAPLIKQSAGERCATELNKILLAGGVIDSLRLLDSCGLLSLLIPELDEGKGNIQMNAHYYDVWNHSLVTVDRVEWLVRPNYRGQSLDEMILAERPENYISHWQEIITKLYAHEQERLLWLLWGALLHDVGKPRARSVDSEGEIHFYHHAQVGAQMARAILERFHFSRQMIEGIATLVDNHMRIGMLKANYDVKSGSGVSNRAIFRFLKDTDPVQIEMMPLSLADHAAVVGPWIAQARQLKSWEHHLHFIDRLSLKYLGSVEEKLIGKPRLLDGHALMQELKLEPGPQLGKILREIEESQAVGEISSTEEALELARRLLGC, translated from the coding sequence ATGTCCTACCCTCTTTCTGAACCGCAAAAAGTAGCGCTAGAAATAGCTACCCAACTATTTGATTCTGACTCGCTTTGGTTGGTGGGCGGGTGGGTGCGCGATACCTTGCTATCCCGCTTGGCTGATGATGTCGATTTAGCGGTCAGCGGTTCGCCTGTCGAAGTGCTGGCACTTGCGCGGCGTTTCTCCAACACCGTCCAAACGCACCTACCGGGCTGGCAAATCTCCTATTTCCCGCTTGATACCGAGAACGGTGTGGCGCGTATAGTTTTTAAATCAGACAATGAACATTTCTATTTCGATTTCGCCGCCCTTCAGCAAAACAACCTTACTGCCGATTTGCTACGGCGTGATTTCACGCTCAATGCCCTTGCCATTGTGCTACCCGATTTCCTTGAGCATGGTTTGGAAGCAACCGTAATTGACCTGTGCGGAGGACTGGAAGATATAAAAGCGCACCTGATTCGCCCCATCAGCGAGGCAAACATCATCAGTGACCCTCTGCGTATGCTGCGGGGAGTCCGCCTTAAAGCACAGCTTTCCAACCTCGAATCGGAGTGGCAACTTACTGCAGATGCGCTCGAAATTTTCCGCCGCAACGCCCCGCTCATAAAACAATCAGCGGGCGAACGTTGCGCGACAGAACTAAACAAAATCCTGCTGGCGGGTGGCGTAATTGACAGCTTACGGTTGCTCGACTCGTGTGGGTTGCTCTCGCTGCTCATCCCTGAACTGGACGAGGGCAAAGGCAATATTCAGATGAACGCCCATTATTACGATGTCTGGAATCACAGCTTGGTAACGGTTGATCGGGTGGAATGGCTGGTGCGTCCTAACTATCGTGGGCAAAGCCTCGATGAAATGATATTGGCAGAACGACCTGAAAATTATATCAGCCACTGGCAAGAGATTATCACAAAACTCTACGCCCACGAACAGGAACGGCTCTTGTGGTTGCTATGGGGCGCACTGCTCCACGATGTGGGCAAACCTCGCGCGCGTAGCGTGGATAGCGAAGGTGAAATCCACTTCTACCATCACGCTCAGGTAGGAGCGCAAATGGCACGCGCCATCCTTGAACGCTTCCATTTTAGCCGCCAGATGATCGAAGGCATCGCTACACTGGTAGATAACCATATGCGTATTGGTATGCTAAAAGCCAATTACGATGTGAAAAGCGGCAGTGGAGTCAGTAATCGCGCTATTTTTCGCTTTCTCAAAGATACTGACCCGGTGCAAATTGAAATGATGCCGCTCTCGCTGGCTGATCATGCCGCCGTAGTCGGTCCTTGGATTGCACAAGCGCGTCAGCTAAAAAGCTGGGAGCATCATCTCCATTTTATAGATAGGCTTTCCCTTAAATATTTGGGTTCGGTGGAGGAAAAACTGATTGGCAAGCCGCGTCTGTTGGACGGGCATGCACTAATGCAGGAACTGAAACTTGAACCGGGACCGCAACTAGGCAAAATCCTACGTGAAATCGAAGAAAGTCAGGCAGTTGGCGAAATCAGCAGCACAGAAGAAGCGTTAGAATTAGCGCGTCGCCTTTTGGGCTGCTAA